In a single window of the Niabella ginsenosidivorans genome:
- a CDS encoding mechanosensitive ion channel family protein — MNAEALLQKMYAWLLDKGPAVLAAAIVLFIGLWVIRALSGYLRKWMERRQINGSLRPFLRSMLVTLLRMLLLLAVMQIAGIRMTIFAALVTSFGVAAGLALSGTLQNFTSGVLILFLKPFQAGDTIIAQGHEGTVTEIMIFYTIVTTFDNRIIVIPNSKLSNEVIINESASGNRRLDIEIKFSSNTDYGEVKKVMEAAITDAGNVLSVPPKRIGVSSLEPDGYKVMLNLWISAPDFTAAKMEFQEKLLQQLKASV, encoded by the coding sequence ATGAATGCGGAGGCATTGTTGCAGAAGATGTATGCCTGGCTGCTTGATAAAGGGCCGGCTGTACTGGCTGCTGCAATTGTGTTATTTATTGGGTTGTGGGTTATCCGGGCACTTTCGGGCTATCTCCGGAAATGGATGGAGCGCAGGCAGATAAACGGCTCGCTGAGACCCTTTCTCCGTAGTATGCTGGTCACTTTGTTGCGCATGCTGCTACTCCTTGCTGTAATGCAGATCGCCGGTATCAGGATGACGATATTTGCGGCCCTGGTAACTTCTTTTGGTGTGGCGGCAGGCCTTGCCTTATCAGGCACCCTCCAAAATTTTACCAGTGGTGTGCTGATCCTGTTTTTAAAGCCATTTCAGGCAGGCGATACTATTATAGCCCAGGGGCACGAAGGCACGGTTACAGAGATCATGATTTTTTATACGATCGTGACGACCTTTGATAACCGGATCATCGTGATCCCCAACAGTAAATTATCCAACGAGGTGATCATTAATGAAAGCGCATCTGGAAACCGCAGGCTGGATATTGAAATAAAATTCAGCAGCAACACCGACTACGGAGAGGTGAAAAAAGTAATGGAAGCAGCAATAACAGATGCAGGAAATGTTTTGTCTGTGCCGCCAAAGCGAATTGGTGTTTCATCGCTGGAGCCGGACGGCTATAAGGTAATGCTGAATTTATGGATCAGCGCTCCTGATTTTACCGCCGCTAAAATGGAGTTCCAGGAAAAGCTATTACAGCAACTGAAGGCATCGGTTTGA
- a CDS encoding FAD-dependent oxidoreductase — MIQENGKDQIIIIGAGIAGLSLAIQLTEKKIPCVVLEARASFGGATSGVRISAKGVKVLENMGIRNIGESTEKLVMYFGNTQVKFDVKNTPGASPAIIVTRLAVFEKLRERINELGIKVIYNFKLDNAIEHADSVEAVSSNGQSISGKYLVGADGVGSKVRRLLNPGSNSDKRYAGYLGIGFIYPSDKKVEMSLFNNINGNIGLGSIGKIKPGDAYNNNFLWMHIHMTETAAKAITDKEVYEQITERAKNWTPYLQQIFQECKTNPKTVLYHQPVYNGSVPDKWYSDRMFLIGDAAHPYGPGGQGISLAMMDAEALCDLLANGMTEEKKANFQTARASIAKEKGESAEERNKPENQTSTKWGLMFKSILMKALHLFSGGKMEL; from the coding sequence ATGATACAGGAGAACGGGAAAGACCAAATAATCATTATTGGTGCAGGCATTGCCGGTTTGAGCCTGGCTATACAACTCACAGAAAAAAAGATACCCTGTGTTGTGCTCGAAGCAAGAGCAAGTTTTGGAGGAGCAACCAGTGGCGTAAGGATTTCGGCCAAAGGAGTGAAAGTGCTCGAGAATATGGGCATTCGCAACATAGGCGAAAGCACAGAAAAACTAGTAATGTATTTTGGCAACACCCAGGTAAAGTTTGATGTAAAAAACACCCCGGGCGCAAGCCCTGCCATTATAGTAACCCGATTGGCTGTTTTTGAAAAACTTCGTGAACGGATCAATGAGCTGGGCATAAAGGTCATCTATAATTTTAAGTTGGACAATGCGATTGAACATGCAGATAGCGTAGAAGCTGTTTCCTCAAATGGCCAAAGCATCAGCGGTAAATATTTGGTGGGTGCAGACGGTGTAGGTTCCAAAGTAAGAAGGTTGCTGAACCCGGGCAGCAATTCAGATAAAAGATATGCAGGATATTTGGGTATCGGGTTTATCTATCCGAGTGATAAAAAAGTAGAAATGTCACTGTTTAATAACATCAATGGCAATATCGGGCTTGGTTCTATCGGCAAAATAAAACCAGGCGATGCCTATAACAATAATTTCCTGTGGATGCATATACACATGACCGAAACAGCAGCAAAAGCCATTACCGACAAAGAGGTATACGAACAGATAACGGAGCGGGCAAAAAACTGGACGCCCTACCTGCAACAAATTTTTCAGGAATGTAAAACCAACCCCAAAACGGTGTTGTATCACCAACCTGTTTACAATGGCAGTGTACCCGATAAATGGTATAGCGACAGAATGTTTTTGATAGGCGATGCGGCTCACCCTTATGGTCCGGGCGGGCAAGGCATCAGCCTGGCAATGATGGACGCAGAAGCATTGTGCGATTTGTTAGCCAATGGCATGACTGAAGAAAAGAAAGCCAATTTCCAAACTGCAAGAGCCTCTATTGCAAAAGAAAAAGGTGAAAGCGCTGAAGAAAGAAACAAACCTGAAAATCAGACTTCTACCAAATGGGGACTGATGTTTAAAAGCATTTTAATGAAAGCATTGCATTTGTTTAGTGGTGGTAAAATGGAATTATAA
- a CDS encoding CsbD family protein, translating to MNTVNDKIKGNWNIIKGNLKQKWANLTDDDLLYEEGKEDELLGRVQKKTGETKENINEFIEKIRFE from the coding sequence ATGAATACAGTAAATGATAAGATTAAAGGGAACTGGAACATTATCAAAGGAAACCTGAAACAAAAATGGGCAAATCTGACCGATGATGACTTGCTTTATGAAGAAGGTAAAGAAGATGAATTGCTCGGAAGAGTGCAAAAGAAAACAGGCGAAACCAAAGAGAATATTAATGAATTCATCGAAAAGATCAGATTTGAATAA